The Vanacampus margaritifer isolate UIUO_Vmar chromosome 20, RoL_Vmar_1.0, whole genome shotgun sequence genome contains the following window.
aaaaatgctccctGGGGGAGGTAACTAGCAGGCACAGTGCAGCTTCACGTGTTTAAAACAGCTgcacacaacaataacaaaacaaaattacaacCAGCTTGCAAACAATAAGCAGTTGTGCTCCCATGTATCAATAACGATCCCCTTACATTAATTTGCAATTAACAAGCTTATTAGTGGGCGGAATCCTCATATCTCCAAAGTCGTCACTTCTCAGGAGGCCCCTTTTCAAGTAAACTAATTTGTTATTTTGAGGGGGTCTAAATGAAAAAGAATTAAGTTGGCTTGATTACTCAATGCTATTAGTGGTTTCATTTTAAGATGGAAGCGCTAACAGCTAATGACAATGTGGACCACAATGGAATCAAACATACTAAAAAcggtttaaatgtaaaaaaaaaataaaaataaaattgtcaatgGGTTCAAAGGTAGAGTTGTTTTAGTTGATTTCCACTTAATGCAAAagtaattcaattcaaaaatcaatttaatatcaTTTACTAGCTAAgatgtgaattttattttaatttaattccaaaatgaatttatggtgatttaaatgtaaatgtattgttgtTGGATGATGTTGCGCTTTAACCCAAACAGTGTTTACCTGCTTATCGGCCATCGATTGCTTATTGGTCCATAACCTGCACCCCCCCACGTCGCCCCCCCGCCTGCCCGCGCTATATTTATCCCCACCCTAGCCTTAAAAGGCTGCAGCTGCCGCTGGGACAAACTGACCGGTGtgtttgtgggtggggggggagacTGGCATTATTTTGGTTGAGTGCCCTGCAGTCTTGTCCACCTGCAGTCGCCGCTGTGCCTTCCTTGCTTGCTACCTGCTTCATTGTGGAATTTGCCCCTTAAAGTCCAGCAAGTCACCTGCAGGGGGAAGAGGGGGTAAGTGGCAAGTCTCCCGcggacgcaaaaaaaaaaggtgagtttCTGCTTGGAAAGATGCAGCATGTGACGTGTTGCCTGACTATGACTGGACTGCTGGATTAACGATACATGTTCGGCGTGGAGGAACATGTTGTGAGAAGCTCTCGAACGCTAACCCGGCAGAACAAAATCCGCAGGCACCCGCAAGCATGTCGGCCTCGGTACCGTTCTACCGCAAGCACCAGCGCAGCTACGACAGCGGCTATCGCTACCAGTCGGGTGGCAGGTACTCGGCCGGGACCAGCGGCGGCACCAGAACCAGGGGGTAAGACACAGGAgctgccccccctcccccccgcaACCGTGGTCTCCCTCCTCTTAACACCATTTGCCGATGGAGCTCCATCCACACTTGGGATCATctccattccattccatttaatCCACACCTGCCTGTTGTTGACTTCATGCATGGATTTGAAGCTCATTTGCATCATTTTACTAACGTCTCTTAAATCATAACGCATAATCGCTGGAGTCAAGCGGAATCCTCGTATCTTCAAAACCATCAGACGGCATGCTTTTTGATCCATTAACGCACTTTGAGCACACCAATCTCAAACACAGACCCGAGCGAGTCAATTTTTGCTTCCGCAACGTGGGCTTCTACCCCTTGATTTCAAAggaaatgaggggagccgcttcaattCGCTAGGGAGTCAGCTGTATTCCATCCGACAACCACGCAAAACGAGGCTAAGGTTCCTATTTAATCTGCGCTAGTcaagcaaaacacacaaaaaaaagaaaattccaccCAGACtgctttgcgctagacttgtgATGGGCACGAAAATTGGGCCCAGTATTCTGATTACTATTGCGCTGGTGGAATTAGAAAGAAGAagattaatccatccattttcatcaaTCTCAGtgggctgccattttgtcctgttGACTGAAATTGACGTCAAAGTGCCTTCGAGCTCGCATTGCAAACGTCATGGCTTACCTGTTTTCCCGAGTTCCCCGTTAAAGTTCATGCATTCGTTCAAAATTCAGTGTACGACTAGAATGACCAGGACCCGAAACATGTACGGATTTCTCAAATCTTAAAAGATTGAATGTGTTTGATTACACATTACATAACAAAAGCAAATCATCTTGAAGGATGTCTCCGACCGACAGCCTAAACGGCAATCCAAGCCGCAGCAGCACGTCGGACATCTTTAAATACACTTGCTCGGAGCGTGCGAACAGCTCAAGGGGGTTTAGGTTTTGTTAACGCCACCTGATCTCTTGCCTGGGCGCCCACCAAGATCTCGGGGCGAGGAAGTGGGGGCTTAAGATGCAGCTAGCAGATGCTACGTCATGCCGACGGATGACTGTCGTTTTCAGCTCCAAGGATTATTATATTTGGATTCAAGGAAGATCTTTTGGATCAAATGTTGGGAAAAGACAAGAGCAGCACACACGGTTTGCAACTCAAAGATAAGAGGCACATCTCAGTCTCAGTTGATTTGTCATACCCTGGTAAAATAGCTGGGTAGTGTTAGGAGGccgatcttttcctccgcgtgttcgttttctttcgggtagtgagaatgttggttatccgaatgcaggctggagatcgatgaacagttacttcgaagcttttatttctacagaatattccgggcacaagtgagttccagacaatggctgcagcctctcacaagtgcaaaGATTACAGTGGATTtgcaacattcttatactatcttgaagggcggtaccacaaagcccccagcaaacagcccacccggagttcaccggacatgagattaGACTTTAAAGACATCGTTCAAACACATTGatttcaaccacagacaatcgcccattgttgtggaatagaggaggtttttcagacatgccggcacctggcagaaattgcgataacactcacaaagatacatccgcagaataaagctctactgaggaaataaggaaattaaaacagttatgactaaatctgcgcagaagaccctcttcaatagcTTCACAGTTTAGCTCACAGACAATAGTGATAGACAATACAGGGACTGGAATCTGACAATTTATACTCATTCCACCAATTGTACGAAAACCGGGATAAAATGTAgacgaaaaaaaagaagatccaAAACAGAGGGCTTACTATCCGTAAAACCGTTGTTCCATTGTACCTGGTGTACTAATGTAATTACACTATAGATCGCACCTTGTCCAATCACATTCCTAAAGTGCACCCTTTACGTCTCAGCCTTGATTGGTCGTCACAACCCGGACTGGACCTGCTGCCCAAGAGAACCAAACCCTCCTACTTGGCCGTGGACCGGGAGAACCAAATCATCGGTTACGTGGTGCCCATCTTCAGGACCAGGTATCATCTTTAGTCTTGCGAGGTTGTTCGCCTGTTGCTCACCACCAGCACAATCCTCCACCATCAAGCCAAGAGTTTGCAGCGGGATATACGGACACGAGCAGACTGCGGGACACTGCCGCCTACATGGAGAGCCGCGATACGTTCACCAGCGGCCTGGAGATGGAGCGATCGGAGCAGATCTCCAGGAAGGAGGCCATGCGCGAGTCGGCCCAGAggatttcctttaaaaaaacggTCAGTGGTAACTTTGGGCCAGAGTCGAGGTAGAGCAATCGTAGGTCACATGTAGACCACCGCATTTTAGAGTCTAGCATGTCTTGGACCGTGGAAGGAAGTCGGAGTACctgaagaacatgcaaactccacacaggaaggcaaGAAAAGAACCCTCCCTGAACAGCAAAATTTCGAGGCAGAAGTGCTAAGTGCTAGGCTAGCGTGCTAAGTGGGGACTGGTGATGATCTAGCTTACACACAAGGGAGACATTAATATCCCTGCGTGATGCAGCCATTCATTAGGCTTGGTAACGGGACCCCACTGTGCTCATTTGTCCCGGCCAGACATGTCGGAGGGTGACAAATTCTTCAGGAGTTCCAAGGAAGCTCCATGTTTATCCCATGGGTGATTTTGTGTTGAGTTAGCCAAGGCCCGGCTATTCATAGGATGTTTGGGATCcgaaatcttttctttttatgaaacaaatCGCATCCGATTGAAGAGAGATTCCGTCTCCGCCTCCTGCTTTTCTGTAGCTGCACGAGCACGAGGAGCACGTCAAGCGCATGAACGAAGACAGCCTGTTGCACGTCCCGGAGTTCATCATCAAGCCTCGCTCGCACACCGTGTGGGAGAAGCAGTGCGTGAGGCTGCACTGCACCATCAGCGGCTGGCCGGACCCTCGAGTCGTCTGGTGAGAAGTCACGACAGACACTTAAACATCCCGCTGACGTTCATCTTGAGTCCTCAGACAGTTGaaagttcttcttcttcctctggcAAGGTACAAAAATAATGTGACCATCGACCCTCATGCCAACGCTGGCAAGTACAAAATCGAGAGCAAGTACAGCGTGCACTCACTGGAGATCAACAAGTAAGTGCCGACTGGCCCAAAATGCAGccttttttaattgaatcatcATGGAATCACAAACATACACTTGTTTGTAGCTACTCGGGACTCAATTCCACTGAGCAGGAGTCACtcacaaacatacaattgttACAACTACTTGCAGCCTAATGAAGAAACCAGTGCTGTCGTGGTCAGCTGATGGTGTCCATGACATCACCAGCTGTGTTTATTTATAGCTTCGGTATTCCTGGCTGGGGAGTTAGAGAGCGCCTTACAGTCACATAGTTGGGTTTATTTACATGGCGGCGGGGGGGGTTTAAGGGCATGACAGAATGtgtgcatcatcatcatccgtcACCtgatgttctcttttttttccaggtgcGATTTCGAGGACACGGCCCAGTATCGCGTCTCGGCCATGAACGTCAAGGGCGAGGTGTCCGCCTACGCCTCGGTTGTTGTAAAAAGTAAGTCACGAACAACCAGCCCccccttcaccccccccccaaaaaaaatcccgatacatactgtatatcaacaTCACGGTGTTGGGATGCCATTTGTGATTAGCGGCCTTTTGTCCGGCACGCGGCACTCGACATATGGCAAAACACAGTATCGTGtttcaaatgcaaaataaacttAGTAACTGCTGTCATCCCACAGGGTTCAAAGGGGAAGTGGACGAGTTCCTGCCAGTGCCAAGACGTACGTACAAACTCAATATGTGGCCGTGTGATTTCATTTGATATGGAAGCAAAAACTGCGCAATTGAATGAGATGCCATACAAGAGCGCTGCATGAAATCtatagctctttgactgccagacgttttcagaaaagggatgccgtgggtgccagccgatttcagcatttttgactgatctttcaaggtccacagaaaattatgtgtttggactatggaaacgcacatactaccaaatgaaagattggactctcatctttcatcagaacaaaaagtttgtttctaccttattccatttttcagtaatcaacaatagaaaatggttagtttcacctctgttttgaaaaaaagaacgtcttttaacgtctttggcactcctccataggattttaataaacgttatttaacgtttttggcagtcaaagagatagcTAATGCTATAGCCAGGAAATACGTCACGTTCACGCCAGTCAACCGAGTAGCTCCGCCTTTAAAAGGCATACTCACATTCGCTGGGGTGGTTTGGAACGTAACCTTTGCAGTAAACACTTTCTCTTCTTATGTAGCTAAAACGCATATTATAAAATGGGACTCTGCgtcagtgctaatgctaacgcgaCACTCTCTCTGGTCAATATACATAATACAAAAAGCTGCCAAACCTTTAATAATACGACTGAAATGACAATGcagtatatttttgttatttacttgATTTCGTTGTTtccttgctgctgctgttgcaggGACTGGTGCGAAAGGTAACCGGGGCACATGGTTTTGGTGTGGCTAACATCAAGTAGCCACTATACGTGTGCATGATCACCACCGGTATTGTTTTAACCCATCAATAGTTCGACTAGAACCGATAGATATAAGCAGCGACTATTCTTAATCAACCTTTCGGGTTTTAAAATTAACCAACCCCACTGGTGGTTTTGATGTGGAGATTTATATCGTTGGTTTGTGGTGCCTCACTAGTTTAGTGCATGACCACACCCAGTTGAGTCACCAAGTAGCTTTTAGCATCCCTGTTCTGCTAACGTTGCTTTTCACTGGTTTTTATTCTAGATGGCCCCGTGTCCGAGTATGGCATCACCTTCCAGACCCACATCGTCGACAACTTTGGCGTGTCCTTCGGCAGGGAGGGCGAGACCATGAGCCTGGGGTGCACCGTCATCATCTACCCAGCCCTGCATCGCTACCAGCCCGAGGTGCAGTGGTACAGGGATGGTAAGTGCACTTCAGCCCGACTATTTATGATTGACTTCCATCTCATTTTGTAACGTCTCCTCGACGCAGGTGCTCTCCTGTCCCCGTCCAAGTGGAATCACATGCACTGGAGTGGCGATAGAGCCACGCTGACCCTTACACACCTCAACAAAGAAGACGAAGGACTCTACACTCTGCGCGTTACCACCAAGTCCGGATACAAAACCTACTCTGCCTACGTATTTGTGAGGGGTGAGCTCATATCTGAAATGTTACCATTAtctgtttttttggtttgttttgtttttagaaatgaTTGTACTGAGGTACAGGTTGTTTGTGAGGTACAGGTTACAGGTTGTAAATCAACCTCATCTATATGCCACTGCTCTGCTACAACTAGGAACATTATCTTTTTAGTTTCAAACCCATAACGTAACAGGCACGTTCAACATTCAAAGTGTTTCAAGTATAAGCTGCTGCTTTTAAATATCGTCAGTAGAGACACAACACCATGGAAAAAGAGGCCGGTCAAGCTTATCATGGCGGACCGCCCCTTGGAAAGCAGCTGACATTTCCAAAGTGTCCCAGGTGGCCCATGCTGGGAATGCCGGAACATTCATCAGCCGCTGTCACGGTCTTCTTCAGTCTCACTATTCTAAGTGGGCACAGATATGGAACGGTCCGATGAGATAATCCAATAATTTGAATATCAGGCTCAAGGGGAAAGAAAGGGCTGCccagttttttcttcttcggcgCAGGAATAATTCAAACCAAAGTAGCCAATGGCAACAAGCCAGACGATTGACCTTTCTGCTCTGTCCAAGATGCTGACGCCGAAGTGGAAGGAGCACCAGGGGCCCCCCTGGATGTGTGCTGTCTGGATGCCAACAAGGACTACATCATTGTCTCTTGGAAGCAGCCGGCGGTTGATGGCGGCAGCTCGATCCTGGGTTACTTTGTGGACAGGTTAAAGATCAATAAAATACTGATCCTTACCCTAACTCTGATCTTAGTCCTAATTCTGATACCAACCCTCATCCTAACTCTCCAACCCTGATCTTAACCTAGATCACAAACCTGATCCTAACCTCAATCTTGGTCTCAACCTTGCAATACGTACAGGTGTGAGGTCGGGACAACCCATTGGATCCAGTGCAATGACACGCCCATCAAGTTTGCCCGTTTCCCGGTCACCGGATTGGTCGAGGGCCGCTCGTATATCTTCCGCGTTCGTGCCGTCAACACGAACGGCATGAGCCATCCGTCCCGAGTGTCCGAACCCGTGGCTGCCATGGACCCGGCTGATCGCGCCCGAATGAGAGGTACCGTGCTTCGGACATTCTTTCAAACAGCAGCTACTAGACCGAATCCTCATCATCTTGTTGTCAGGTACCTCCGCTCCTTGGACCGGCCAGATCATTGTCACAGAGGAGGAACCTGCAGGTTTGTAAGATCAGaaactgattttttaaaatccagcTTAGTATGTTGATTCCTTATGATTCATGACTGTTTTTGGCAGAGGGTATTGTTCCTGGCAGACCTCAAGAACTGCAAGTGACAGAAGCAACCAAGAACTACTTAGTGCTCAGCTGGAAGCCACCTGGCGAGAAAGGCCTGGAAGGTGTCATGTACTATGTAGAGAAGGTAATCAAAGTTTTAAGCACCAAGAGTTAAGCACCAATCTAAAAGAAAGCCATATTATCAAGTGGGTCGGTTCAGTTTTGCTTGCTTCAATATACTTTGGAATGGTAAACCCTGATCTGAGTTATGTGACTACCAAGAGGAGCCTGGGTGAGATGGAGAGCTGTATCAGTTACGTGAATAGCGTCACATCTCAGCAGTGTGAAAGTGTACCCTGCCAAAGAAGACAGATGATACGGTACAGTTCGATGTACTGACACTCCGAGAGATACCAACCACTTTGAATCTTGAGTGTAAGTCACACATGCTCAACTAACTTTCAAGTATCAAGCAAGTTACAAGTTAAGTCCCTCACTAGATTTCAATTTGAATCAAGTCCTTACTTAGGATAGACAGGTTCGGTAAATGAGGGTCAATCCCAATGAAAACTGCCAGTTGGGGCAAaactgatgatgatgttgtcattgACTTCTTCATTGTCCCTTCAGTGCGTCTCAGGCACCGACAGCTGGCAACGAGTGAACACCGAGATCCCGGTGAAGTCGCCTCGTTTTGCGCTGTTTGACTTGGCCGAGGGGAACTCGTACTGCTTCCGCGTCCGCTGCTGCAACGCTGCCGGCGTCGGCGAGCCGTCCGACCCCACTGAGGCCACCACGGTCGGTGACAAGCTCGGTCAGAAAACCGCCCGGTCGCACGCAAACCCGAAGATCCGCGTTCATGGCTGTGACATGGTGAGAATGTTTGAATTTGTAGACACTCCATCTGCTCCGAGCAAAGTCGTCCCCACGAGGAACACGGACACGTCCGTGGTGGTATCTTGGGAAGCATCCCGTGACGCCAAGGAGTTGGTGGGCTACTACATCGAGGCGAGCATCGTGGGCAGTAACGTTTGGGAGCCGTGCAACAATAAACCTGTCAACGTGACCAGGTAAACCTTGACTTTTGTGGAATTGCTTTTATTAAAGCGAAAGGTTGAGTATGTTTTGTCCTAGATTATGTCCAAGCAATTTGAACTCTAacagcacttctttttttttttttagatttatctGCCACGGTCTGACGACGGGAGAGAAGTACGTGTTCCGGGTAAGGGCAGTGAACGCCGCAGGACTTAGTCAATTCTCTCCGGAATCAGAGCCAGTGGAGGTGAAGGCTGCGATTGGTGAGGAAAGCCACCACTCCGATATCTTTCAAGGAATTGAATGTATGTTTATGGTCTAGCAAATACAAGATGTGGCATCTGATCACCTGTGTTCTCTTGAGCCATCTGGCACTCCCACACTGTTCCACTCCACCGTGGTTGCACTCTGCCACCCTGTCACTTTTTATTGTCTGCTGCGCTCCACCTACATCCACCCAAACCAAACCAAGCACCAGCTCCCTGCACAGCCTGAAGCGGGTCAGGACTTGTAGACTTCCTCTAATTTGGGTCAGTGCGATCCAACTCAGCGGTGGTTACAAACCAGCCCAAGAATCACACAACCAGCATCCTTCCCTTCCCTTCCCCTTCCCCCACATATCCCCGTCCCGGGCGCGCGACGTGTCGGCAAACCACTCCCCAGTGTTGAAGGTACCAGCGCACGGACCCCCATCACAACCAGGCAACTAACCTCGCTTTGTTGTTGCTCATTGACTTGCATAGTCTTAATCATTTGGATCAGGGGTTTTCAGGGGGAAGTACAGTAGCAAAGTCAATCTCTGCAAGACCCCTTGTAAACCTCTTCGTCTTGACAACTAACATACTTGAAGCCTTTAACTGCATCTCGGCATGTTTCTTTTCCCTTTATGAAGCACATTCATTGTCATAATGCTCATGTATTCCTTACTGGCAATATGGGAAATGGGAACATTCTGTGAAAGGATACAGAATTGCTACAATAAAACCCGTGTCAATGGGAAATACATCGGCATTGAGTACGGTAATCCCTGCCTCGCATCAGGAAAAAACACCCCCCCCAGTAATGGTTAGAATTCTCTATAGGTTAATCTAAATATATCACAAACTATGATCCCTATATCATTACAAATGTATTCTAATCTTGAAAATAATTGGCTTATAGATGATTTCATATGCACGGCAAGACTATTTTGTAACCGAAGCAAAATTTACCTCCTCCCAGTCAGATATACAAACCTTGACTCTTAGCCAGATGCATCACTtgaggtgattattttttttttcatctatagcTCAGTAGCCTAGTGGTAGAGTATCTGCCCcaagactgggaggttgtgggttcaatccctggccgggtcataccatagaccagaggtgggcaatctcggtcctcgagggccggagtcctgcaggttttgtaggtttctcacttccaacacaagctgattccaatcaacaggatcgttatcaggcttatgcagagcttgctgatgagctgatcatatatcagctgtgttggagaagggcaacacgcaaaacctgcaggactgcggccctcgatgcccacctctgccatagactataaaaatgggactcaTTTGCcttcctgcttgacactcagcattatggtttggaattggggggttagaggTTAGATCAACAAATGATTCCTGAGCacaagcccctgctgctgctcaccgctccctcagtggatgggtcaaatgtggagaacaaatttcaccccacctagatgggcgtgacaatcagtggcACTTTAACCTTTATAGCCACGGTAGGTTCAGCTGAAGGAAATACGAataggtgaatttgtgaatacGCAAAAATGTGGGGGATTACCGTAGCGTGTTTGTctgcatgttttcattttgtcctCACGTGGATGTCACTTGTTGGCCATCTTGCCTTCATTGTCCCTCTCAGTCAGATGAAGACATCTTTTAGTCTCCAAGttgatttataattttttggcCTTTTAATTGCAACTGTATTTTTCTGCTTGTGTTTAAAAACAGCTTCTCTTGATTCTCTCTGCTAACTCCCGTAGGGGGCGGCATCCCTCATGGTGTGTTGCCGGAGACGGGGCCGGGGGGTAACCAGGGCCGACTAACCGCGCACAGGCCACACTGGACGGACACGCATGATACTGTCCAGCTCCCCGCTGACACAAAAAGCAAAGCTCAGGCCGACCCCGAGCTCCCCCAGCGGGGGCCCGGGTCTGCGGCGGTGGCGGCTAGCTCCGGCCCCTCGGACAGCCAAAACCAAGGGTCTGAGAGGGGCGACGTGGGCCCAATTGCGCCTAACGGGCCGGCCTCGGAGCCACCGCCAGGCTGGCTTTGTGAAGCACGCACTGACGTAGCAGCAGATTTAGGCTCTCCTTGCGCCGAGGGGCCGGCTCAAAAGACAGCCAAGGGGCCCCCCGGGGCCAAGCGGGCATGCGGGTTGTCAGTAGATGCTTCTGCTAACCGGGAAGCGGCCAGGCCGGACGCACGGGCTGAAGGTGAGCACTGGATAAGAATGGGAAGTGCAAAAACAATCCTCCTAATACTATTCAAGTTACCCCCACTGAGTACTTAAGTACAAGTACAGACAGTTCTGTAAAAAAGACTGATTCAACTcctgtaaaaaattaaatgtcggcagaaaattaatatttaaagtgCACATACCTGAAGAATGTACAGAACTGCAGGTACTTCTATTTTACATGACTGCAAATGACCAGTTGGTGGCGCTCCTGTGGCATTCTCCAGGCAGGTAAGTCACTGTGAAACCCACCGGAAGGACTCTAACTCCCAGGCAGCCACGCTTAGGCAATATGTGGACTTTTCACAGCCTTTCCCACTCGGGGCAGCGCGCTGTCCTGTTGCCCCGAAGACCCTTAGGCACagcccaccccccccaccatgTCAGATTACCGCACACTTCCAGTAACCACTTGCAGTCTCTATTAGACTTAATCTGACATCAACTAACAGCATCAAACCCCCGTCTTTCAAAGGTGCAAATGGTTAGATGATACTTAACTTAGCATGTAGCATAAAGATTGGAAGCCATTTGAAACTCCATGCTTCTGTCTTGAGCTAATTAATTTGCAAGATGTTTACTGGTTAATGTACTACCAAATGTACTTATTAGATATTACCATTATAACAAACATCTTGTAAATAAAAACCATTGACTAAATTTAAGTTCGCTGTAGCATATTCAAAAGACTGAAACACTTTTTAGCCTAAACAGCTTATTTATGATAGCATAGCTTCACTAAACGGCAGGAAATAAGTGATACAAGATGACCTAGCTTAGCATCTCATATGATAGCATAGCATAGAAAGAGACAGGAAAATGTATTTAGCCTGACTCAGTCTCAAGACAAACTGTTTTAAAGCTATTTAAATATTAACtggtaaatgcatttttaaaaaatattgctatTAGCTAGTACCATTAGCACAGTTAGTCAAAATAGATCAGGAGAGAAGTGACTGGAGTGGCTAAGGCGAGCACATGAcagcaaaactaaaaaaaaaaatgtttttaatgtaataGTAAATGTGGTGATAAACTAGTAATTAGCTGCTAATGATATTAGTAAACAAAAGAACAGGAAAGTTAGATTTTTATATTACAGCTCCATTAGCTTAGCCTAGCATTTGACAGCAGCGCTAAGCCACTGTCTGaagttatttaaatgtttactaGTTATTGGGTGCTAAAATATAGTTATGAG
Protein-coding sequences here:
- the myom1b gene encoding myomesin-1 isoform X2, whose protein sequence is MSASVPFYRKHQRSYDSGYRYQSGGRYSAGTSGGTRTRGLDWSSQPGLDLLPKRTKPSYLAVDRENQIIGYVVPIFRTSQEFAAGYTDTSRLRDTAAYMESRDTFTSGLEMERSEQISRKEAMRESAQRISFKKTLHEHEEHVKRMNEDSLLHVPEFIIKPRSHTVWEKQCVRLHCTISGWPDPRVVWYKNNVTIDPHANAGKYKIESKYSVHSLEINKCDFEDTAQYRVSAMNVKGEVSAYASVVVKRFKGEVDEFLPVPRRTGAKDGPVSEYGITFQTHIVDNFGVSFGREGETMSLGCTVIIYPALHRYQPEVQWYRDGALLSPSKWNHMHWSGDRATLTLTHLNKEDEGLYTLRVTTKSGYKTYSAYVFVRDADAEVEGAPGAPLDVCCLDANKDYIIVSWKQPAVDGGSSILGYFVDRCEVGTTHWIQCNDTPIKFARFPVTGLVEGRSYIFRVRAVNTNGMSHPSRVSEPVAAMDPADRARMRGTSAPWTGQIIVTEEEPAEGIVPGRPQELQVTEATKNYLVLSWKPPGEKGLEGVMYYVEKCVSGTDSWQRVNTEIPVKSPRFALFDLAEGNSYCFRVRCCNAAGVGEPSDPTEATTVGDKLDTPSAPSKVVPTRNTDTSVVVSWEASRDAKELVGYYIEASIVGSNVWEPCNNKPVNVTRFICHGLTTGEKYVFRVRAVNAAGLSQFSPESEPVEVKAAIGGGIPHGVLPETGPGGNQGRLTAHRPHWTDTHDTVQLPADTKSKAQADPELPQRGPGSAAVAASSGPSDSQNQGSERGDVGPIAPNGPASEPPPGWLCEARTDVAADLGSPCAEGPAQKTAKGPPGAKRACGLSVDASANREAARPDARAEASPAPPFGISVLECVRDSMVLAWKQPTFIGGADITGYFVDYREVVDGVAGKWHEANIRAVSERAYRVTDLKENRKYQFQVRAANMAGVGIPSLPSDTFLCEEWTIAVPGPPHDLQLREVRGDSMVLLWKAPVYQGRDPVNGFYVDMKEAEAPEEAWRGLNTKATQNTFFKVKNLKEQESYVFRVRAQNQAGVGKSSDLSEPVQAVTKPGAKDIVVDVDDDGVISLNFECAGMTPDSKFVWSKNYEDMDEPSSRLTVETKGNKSKVTFNSPGEEDIGIYSCLVSHTDGDSSSYTISPEELKRLLEISHDHKFPTIPLKSDLAVEMLEKGRVRFWLQAEQMSANAKVDYVFNDNVVAQGEKYKMNFDKNTGVVEMIMESLMPEDEGTFTFQMQDGKATNQSSLVLIGDVFKELQKESEFQRKEWFRKQGPHFIEYLGYEVTQECCVILKCKVGNIKKETSALWYKDGREIKADQNLGFTEGVLKLEIAQISKKDAGVYEMVLKDERGKDTSTLNLTDQCFKDLMNEVFNYIANSSTPLKITSTDQGIRLYTFVSYYNDLLPVTWHYKDSAIAFSERLKSGVVGDQLWLQISEPTEKDTGKYAIEFNINDGRGGLRRTVELAAQAYEDALAEFKRLKAAAVAEKNRARVAGGLPDVVTIQEGKALNLTCNISGEPLPQVTWLKNDKELTSDEHCILRLESGKFASFTITAVSTADTGKYSILVKNKYGTESAEFTVSVFIPEEVAGRKK
- the myom1b gene encoding myomesin-1 isoform X1; translated protein: MSASVPFYRKHQRSYDSGYRYQSGGRYSAGTSGGTRTRGLDWSSQPGLDLLPKRTKPSYLAVDRENQIIGYVVPIFRTSQEFAAGYTDTSRLRDTAAYMESRDTFTSGLEMERSEQISRKEAMRESAQRISFKKTLHEHEEHVKRMNEDSLLHVPEFIIKPRSHTVWEKQCVRLHCTISGWPDPRVVWYKNNVTIDPHANAGKYKIESKYSVHSLEINKCDFEDTAQYRVSAMNVKGEVSAYASVVVKRFKGEVDEFLPVPRRTGAKDGPVSEYGITFQTHIVDNFGVSFGREGETMSLGCTVIIYPALHRYQPEVQWYRDGALLSPSKWNHMHWSGDRATLTLTHLNKEDEGLYTLRVTTKSGYKTYSAYVFVRDADAEVEGAPGAPLDVCCLDANKDYIIVSWKQPAVDGGSSILGYFVDRCEVGTTHWIQCNDTPIKFARFPVTGLVEGRSYIFRVRAVNTNGMSHPSRVSEPVAAMDPADRARMRGTSAPWTGQIIVTEEEPAEGIVPGRPQELQVTEATKNYLVLSWKPPGEKGLEGVMYYVEKCVSGTDSWQRVNTEIPVKSPRFALFDLAEGNSYCFRVRCCNAAGVGEPSDPTEATTVGDKLDTPSAPSKVVPTRNTDTSVVVSWEASRDAKELVGYYIEASIVGSNVWEPCNNKPVNVTRFICHGLTTGEKYVFRVRAVNAAGLSQFSPESEPVEVKAAIGGGIPHGVLPETGPGGNQGRLTAHRPHWTDTHDTVQLPADTKSKAQADPELPQRGPGSAAVAASSGPSDSQNQGSERGDVGPIAPNGPASEPPPGWLCEARTDVAADLGSPCAEGPAQKTAKGPPGAKRACGLSVDASANREAARPDARAEASPAPPFGISVLECVRDSMVLAWKQPTFIGGADITGYFVDYREVVDGVAGKWHEANIRAVSERAYRVTDLKENRKYQFQVRAANMAGVGIPSLPSDTFLCEEWTIAVPGPPHDLQLREVRGDSMVLLWKAPVYQGRDPVNGFYVDMKEAEAPEEAWRGLNTKATQNTFFKVKNLKEQESYVFRVRAQNQAGVGKSSDLSEPVQAVTKPGAKDIVVDVDDDGVISLNFECAGMTPDSKFVWSKNYEDMDEPSSRLTVETKGNKSKVTFNSPGEEDIGIYSCLVSHTDGDSSSYTISPEELKRLLEISHDHKFPTIPLKSDLAVEMLEKGRVRFWLQAEQMSANAKVDYVFNDNVVAQGEKYKMNFDKNTGVVEMIMESLMPEDEGTFTFQMQDGKATNQSSLVLIGDVFKELQKESEFQRKEWFRKQGPHFIEYLGYEVTQECCVILKCKVGNIKKETSALWYKDGREIKADQNLGFTEGVLKLEIAQISKKDAGVYEMVLKDERGKDTSTLNLTDQCFKDLMNEVFNYIANSSTPLKITSTDQGIRLYTFVSYYNDLLPVTWHYKDSAIAFSERLKSGVVGDQLWLQISEPTEKDTGKYAIEFNINDGRGGLRRTVELAAQAYEDALAEFKRLKAAAVAEKNRARVAGGLPDVVTIQEGKALNLTCNISGEPLPQVTWLKNDKELTSDEHCILRLESGKFASFTITAVSTADTGKYSILVKNKYGTESAEFTLEVIEGTPDLGVTSYWTDAEGNVVFGANTPKDKMKTGVAGTRKESKAATETTDDLMKKLKEEATVGDVGDKIDLA